Proteins encoded in a region of the Vicia villosa cultivar HV-30 ecotype Madison, WI linkage group LG5, Vvil1.0, whole genome shotgun sequence genome:
- the LOC131606875 gene encoding cytochrome P450 94C1-like — translation MSFEDSFFLSLQSTFTFFFFSFTFLFSIFSLLIFISRIKPWCNCNTCKTYLSMTWSKNFINLCDYYTHLLQTSPTATINIHVLGNTITANPENVEYILKTNFNNYPKGKQFSAILGDLLGRGIFNVDGDSWKFQRKMASLELGSVAIRSYAMELVAEEIKTRLIPLIASKTDQNNDVHLDMQDILRRFSFDNICKFSFGLDPCCLVPSLPVSKLADAFDLSSKLSAQRAMSASPLIWKMKRFFNVGSEKKLKEAIKVVNDMAKEMIKQRREIEIGIGIGVDSRKDLLSRFMGSLNSNEDEYLRDIVVSFLLAGRDTVASALTGFFMLLSKNPDVEEKIRVELDRIMNPVQEVATFEQTREMHYVNAAIHESMRLFPPVQFDSKFALEDDVLPDGTFIKKGSRVTYHPYAMGRMETIWGPDFMEFKPERWLREGVFVPKCPFKFPVFQAGLRVCLGKELAIVEMKSVVAALVRRFDVRVVGPNQEPRFAPGLTATFSGGLPVKFYERR, via the coding sequence ATGAGTTTTGaagattctttttttctttctcttcaatctaccttcactttcttcttcttctctttcaccTTTCTATTCTCAATCTTTTCTCTTCTCATTTTTATCTCTAGAATAAAACCATGGTGTAATTGCAACACTTGCAAAACTTACTTATCCATGACTTGGTCAAAAAACTTCATAAACCTTTGCGACTATTACACTCATCTTCTTCAAACTTCACCGACGGCAACAATCAATATCCATGTCTTAGGTAACACAATAACCGCAAACCCAGAAAATGTCGAATATATTCTCAAAACAAATTTCAACAACTACCCAAAAGGGAAACAATTCTCCGCAATTCTCGGCGATCTTCTCGGCCGTGGCATCTTCAACGTCGACGGTGATTCATGGAAGTTTCAACGCAAAATGGCGTCTCTTGAACTTGGCAGTGTGGCGATTCGTTCATACGCTATGGAACTTGTCGCAGAAGAAATCAAAACGAGGTTGATTCCTCTCATAGCTTCAAAGACTGATCAAAACAATGATGTCCATTTGGACATGCAAGATATTCTTAGAAGATTTTCTTTCGACAACATTTGCAAATTCTCATTTGGTTTAGACCCGTGTTGTCTTGTTCCATCACTTCCTGTTTCAAAGCTCGCTGACGCTTTTGATCTTTCGTCAAAGCTTTCGGCTCAAAGAGCAATGAGCGCGTCGCCGTTAATATGGAAGATGAAGCGTTTCTTCAACGTTGGGTCGGAGAAGAAGCTGAAGGAAGCTATTAAAGTTGTGAACGACATGGCAAAAGAGATGATAAAACAAAGACGagaaattgaaattggaattggAATTGGAGTTGACTCGCGAAAAGATCTTCTCTCACGTTTTATGGGTTCTTTGAATTCAAATGAAGATgaatatttgagagatatagtTGTTAGTTTTCTTTTGGCTGGTCGTGATACAGTTGCTTCTGCCTTAACCGGGTTTTTTATGTTATTGTCGAAGAACCCGGATGTTGAGGAGAAGATTCGGGTTGAACTAGACCGGATAATGAACCCGGTTCAGGAAGTTGCTACTTTTGAACAGACGCGAGAGATGCATTATGTTAATGCAGCTATTCATGAGAGTATGAGGCTTTTTCCACCGGTTCAGTTTGATTCAAAGTTTGCTTTGGAGGATGATGTCTTACCTGATGGAACTTTTATAAAGAAGGGAAGTCGGGTTACTTATCATCCATATGCAATGGGTCGGATGGAAACCATTTGGGGACCCGATTTTATGGAGTTTAAACCGGAAAGATGGTTGAGAGAAGGTGTGTTTGTACCAAAATGTCCTTTTAAGTTTCCAGTTTTTCAAGCAGGTTTGAGGGTTTGTTTGGGAAAGGAATTGGCTATAGTGGAAATGAAGTCTGTTGTTGCGGCTTTAGTAAGACGGTTTGATGTTCGGGTTGTTGGACCGAATCAGGAGCCACGGTTTGCACCGGGTCTAACTGCCACGTTTAGCGGTGGCTTGCCGGTTAAGTTTTATGAAAGAAGATGA